Within candidate division KSB1 bacterium, the genomic segment ATAAAAAAACTAGAATGGAAAACACTGAAGGACACTGAATAACACCGCTGTTAAGGCGTAAAAAATCTATTTTTTTCAGTGCTTTCGGTGTCCTTCGGTGCTTAATTAAACCGAACTAAACCCGTCGGGTTCTCGGGCCGTCGAATTCACAAAAGAAAATTGCTTGCCAGGTTCCCAAAACAAGCTTGCCACTTTCAATGATGACTGCTACTGACGAACCCATCATGCTGGCTTTGATATGCGCTGCCGAATTTCCTTCCGCGTGGCGGTAGCCGTCTTCAAGCGGCACGATTTTATTTAGTTCCATGGTCATATCTCGAATGACATCCGGGTCGGCGCCTTCGTTGATGGTAATCCCTGCGGTAGTGTGTGGCACATAGACGTGGCAAATTCCTTCTTGAACGCCGCTTTCATCCAGGAGCTTCTGAACCTGGCCGGTGAGTTTCACAAACTCGACTTGCTGGTTGGTGCGGATGGAGAATTCTTTAAGCATTTCAAAAATTATACATATTTACTATTTGAATTCGTGCAGAAAACTGCCAACGATTGCCAGGTCGGGAGCGCCGTCATCGAATCCAATTCCGAGGGTAC encodes:
- a CDS encoding YjbQ family protein; the protein is MLKEFSIRTNQQVEFVKLTGQVQKLLDESGVQEGICHVYVPHTTAGITINEGADPDVIRDMTMELNKIVPLEDGYRHAEGNSAAHIKASMMGSSVAVIIESGKLVLGTWQAIFFCEFDGPRTRRV